From a single Nostoc edaphicum CCNP1411 genomic region:
- a CDS encoding ATP-binding sensor histidine kinase, giving the protein MIANSEYKIIEKISDGIDTVVYRAQELTNERMVILKILKSDYANLECVTDFKHEYEIAKSLDLPGVIKAYRLENYQDSIALVLEDIGGQNLKQFVNNNKINIIDCLKLAIKLTDIIIDLHEQHIIHKDIKPQNIIINPKSMQVKISDFSIASRLSKENTMTGNPNLLKGTLAYMSPEQTGRMNRSIDYRTDFYSLGVTFYEILTGNLPFNCTDPLEIIHSHIAKQPIPPHEINRKIPEAVSNIVMKLLFKTAEERYQSGLGLKADLEICFTQLLNNGKVENFIPGKLDKFSQFTIPQKLYGREPEVASLMSAFERVSVGRSEMILVSGYAGVGKSCLVNEIHKPILQQQGYFISGKFDQLKRNIPYTALIESFQELTQQLLTESSEKIIVLKQQLLEAFGEIGQVIIDVIPEIEKIVGQQPPVPQLGAIESQNRFNRAFQKFIQVFTQKERPLVLFFDDLQWADLASLKLIQMLMLDDSQYFLMIGAYRDNEVISTHHLNQTLNEIQKSGAIVNNITLKPLNISDVHELIVDTLHTATEKTKILAELLFNQTQGNPFFLTQLFQTMHQEKLLNFDFNSGTWQWEINQIQTIGITDYDALELIVRNIKKLPQETQQVLKLAACVGNRFNIDILAVVNQKSQSETASELWEALQASLILPLSDNYKAPLFFDKDISISLESQELKVSYKFFHDRIQQAAYSLIPESQRKQTHLKIGQLILESCQIEEIEENIFNIVNHLNFGSEFICDQSQKDQLAKLNLIASQKAKASSAYEAALSYSTGGLELLTPSSWENNYDLMLTLHLESVELEYLNTNFTRAAILTEIILEKANNLLDQVKAYQLQIQFYMAQNQMLKAIDTGLEAIAKLGISLSVTPNKQSTIANLPQLQDLENFPVVKDPYILAALKILVTVGGAAFITDPTGKTFPQIILTVVNLCIEHGHSPLAAAGYSCYGMVLCSHIENIDVGYRSGQIAWQILEQFQAKELKSKVYAPFYGFTFHWKEHVSKSIAPLQEGIQNALEIGDLEYAGYCSIHYCGHIFFRGEQLESVVQQQALYIGLLQKFKLDFPINYIKVWHQLTLNLQGMSQDKCHLVGDSFNEVAMLPYLQATNNVTSLFAAYVAKMILLYLFKDYTKALDNAKLASEYISSVMGMITISIHNFYYSLAMIKLYPNVEANTQQEYMAAINANQEKMQIWADHAPANYQHKYNLVEAEKARVLGQPFVAMEYYELAIQGAKEQGYLQEEALASELAAEFYFSRGREQQAIFYLRESYHAYIRWGAIAKVNDLELKYPDYCPLRINQESSSLKASLRTTSSKINNLASFDLSTVFKASQAISSEIMLDELLAKLMKIVMENAGAQTSCFLLEKNGQMVIEAFVGVNNNEMFLETSMSLDNSLYVPISVLNYVMRTKESVVIGDAISEGKFTSDPYIIQNQCKSVLCTPIIHQSKLIGILYLQNNLTTNAFTTERLEVLKILASQAAISIENAKLYTNLSKLNNNLQQANQELENHSKNLELKVEERTQELNEKNVCLEEQAQQLELTLKQLQATQLQMIQKEKMSGLGQLVAGIAHEINNPINFIYGNISHASEYIKDILHLINTYQKISPNLTPEMLAEQEDIDLPFLLEDLPKLLSSMKVGADRIRQIVLSLRNFSRLDEAEMKPVNIHEGIDSTLLILQHRLKNESVNCNIQIIKNYGSLPLVDCYPSQLNQVFINLLANAIDALEEYNSHRSLENDELNPGYIKITTELLEPNLIAVRIADNASGMSSDILSQIFNPFFTTKPIGKGTGLGLSISYTIIVEKHGGKISCHSFTGKGTEFIIELSVNRKSSNLVK; this is encoded by the coding sequence ATGATTGCTAATTCAGAATATAAAATTATAGAAAAAATTTCGGATGGTATAGATACTGTTGTTTATCGGGCACAGGAACTTACTAATGAAAGAATGGTTATCCTTAAAATACTTAAAAGTGACTACGCTAATCTTGAATGTGTAACAGATTTTAAACATGAGTATGAAATTGCTAAATCATTAGATTTACCAGGGGTTATTAAAGCTTATAGGCTAGAAAATTATCAAGATAGTATTGCTTTAGTTCTGGAAGATATTGGAGGACAAAACCTCAAACAATTTGTCAACAATAATAAAATTAATATAATAGATTGCTTAAAACTAGCTATTAAACTTACGGATATTATTATAGATTTGCATGAACAACATATTATTCATAAAGATATTAAACCACAGAATATAATTATTAACCCTAAGTCAATGCAGGTGAAAATTAGTGATTTTAGTATTGCCTCACGCTTGTCAAAAGAAAATACAATGACCGGCAATCCTAATTTGCTTAAAGGAACACTTGCTTATATGTCTCCAGAGCAAACAGGTCGCATGAATAGGTCGATTGATTACCGCACAGACTTTTACTCTTTAGGCGTAACTTTTTATGAGATACTGACTGGCAATTTGCCATTTAATTGCACTGATCCCTTAGAAATAATTCACTCTCATATTGCCAAACAGCCGATACCTCCTCATGAGATAAATCGAAAAATTCCGGAGGCTGTATCTAATATCGTAATGAAACTATTATTTAAAACTGCTGAAGAAAGATATCAAAGTGGCTTAGGGTTAAAAGCAGATTTAGAGATTTGTTTCACGCAGTTGTTAAATAATGGTAAAGTTGAAAACTTTATTCCTGGCAAGTTAGATAAATTTAGCCAATTTACAATTCCTCAAAAGCTCTATGGACGTGAGCCAGAAGTAGCATCTCTTATGTCAGCTTTTGAGCGAGTAAGTGTTGGCAGAAGTGAGATGATCTTAGTTTCAGGTTATGCAGGAGTTGGTAAATCCTGCTTAGTTAATGAAATTCATAAACCTATTCTCCAACAACAGGGATATTTTATTTCCGGTAAATTTGATCAACTTAAGCGAAATATTCCTTATACGGCTCTAATTGAATCATTTCAAGAATTGACCCAACAGTTATTAACAGAAAGCTCTGAAAAAATAATTGTTTTGAAGCAGCAACTTCTAGAAGCATTCGGTGAAATTGGTCAAGTTATTATTGATGTTATTCCTGAGATTGAAAAAATTGTAGGTCAACAGCCACCTGTGCCACAATTAGGAGCAATTGAATCCCAAAACCGTTTTAATCGAGCGTTTCAAAAGTTTATTCAAGTATTTACTCAAAAAGAACGCCCACTTGTTCTATTTTTCGATGATTTACAATGGGCAGATTTAGCATCTCTAAAATTGATTCAGATGTTGATGCTTGATGATAGCCAATATTTTTTGATGATTGGGGCTTATCGAGATAACGAAGTCATATCAACTCATCATTTGAATCAAACCTTGAATGAAATCCAAAAATCAGGAGCGATTGTAAATAATATTACACTCAAGCCTTTAAATATTAGTGATGTACATGAATTAATAGTCGATACACTTCATACTGCAACAGAAAAAACAAAAATACTAGCTGAACTTCTTTTTAATCAAACTCAAGGAAATCCTTTTTTCTTAACTCAGTTGTTCCAAACTATGCACCAAGAAAAGCTATTAAACTTTGACTTTAATAGTGGAACATGGCAGTGGGAAATAAATCAAATTCAGACCATTGGTATTACAGATTATGACGCCTTAGAATTAATTGTAAGAAATATTAAAAAATTGCCCCAAGAGACACAACAGGTATTAAAACTAGCTGCTTGTGTTGGCAATCGGTTTAACATAGATATTCTAGCAGTTGTAAATCAAAAATCTCAGTCAGAAACCGCCTCTGAATTATGGGAAGCACTTCAAGCCAGCCTAATTCTGCCCTTAAGCGATAACTATAAAGCTCCACTGTTTTTTGACAAAGACATATCTATATCTTTAGAATCTCAAGAATTAAAAGTTTCATATAAGTTTTTCCACGACCGCATCCAGCAAGCAGCTTATTCCCTGATTCCGGAATCGCAAAGAAAACAAACTCACCTTAAAATTGGGCAATTAATACTAGAATCTTGCCAAATAGAGGAAATTGAAGAAAATATTTTTAATATTGTTAACCACTTAAATTTTGGTAGTGAATTTATTTGCGATCAGTCTCAAAAAGACCAGCTAGCTAAATTAAATCTGATAGCTAGCCAAAAAGCAAAAGCATCATCAGCTTATGAAGCTGCTCTTAGCTATTCAACAGGTGGACTAGAATTACTGACACCATCGAGTTGGGAAAACAACTATGACTTGATGCTAACACTTCATCTAGAAAGCGTAGAATTAGAGTACTTAAATACTAATTTTACACGAGCAGCTATCCTAACTGAAATTATTCTAGAAAAAGCTAATAATCTGCTCGATCAAGTCAAGGCTTATCAATTACAAATCCAGTTTTATATGGCTCAAAATCAGATGCTTAAAGCCATTGATACTGGACTAGAAGCGATCGCAAAGTTGGGTATTTCTCTCTCAGTAACGCCAAATAAGCAAAGTACTATAGCTAACTTACCTCAGCTTCAAGATTTAGAAAATTTTCCAGTTGTCAAAGATCCTTACATACTTGCGGCTTTAAAAATCCTTGTTACTGTTGGTGGTGCTGCTTTTATTACTGACCCAACAGGGAAAACTTTTCCTCAGATTATCTTGACTGTCGTTAATCTCTGTATTGAACACGGTCATTCGCCTTTGGCTGCCGCTGGATATTCTTGTTATGGCATGGTGTTATGTAGCCATATAGAAAATATTGATGTTGGATATCGCTCTGGTCAAATAGCTTGGCAGATATTAGAACAGTTTCAAGCCAAGGAACTTAAAAGTAAAGTATACGCACCATTTTATGGTTTTACTTTTCATTGGAAAGAGCATGTTAGCAAAAGTATTGCTCCTTTACAGGAAGGAATTCAGAACGCCTTAGAAATTGGAGATTTAGAATACGCTGGTTATTGCTCTATCCACTATTGCGGCCATATATTTTTTAGAGGAGAACAACTCGAATCAGTAGTTCAGCAGCAAGCATTATATATTGGTTTGCTACAAAAGTTTAAACTAGATTTCCCAATAAACTACATTAAAGTTTGGCATCAATTGACATTAAACTTACAGGGGATGTCACAAGATAAATGTCATTTGGTTGGCGATAGTTTTAATGAAGTAGCAATGTTGCCATATCTACAAGCTACTAATAATGTTACTTCTTTGTTTGCTGCTTATGTTGCCAAAATGATTCTTCTTTACTTGTTTAAAGATTATACTAAGGCACTTGATAATGCCAAATTAGCTTCAGAATATATAAGTAGTGTGATGGGGATGATCACAATTAGCATCCATAACTTTTATTATTCTTTAGCCATGATTAAGTTATATCCCAATGTTGAAGCTAACACTCAACAAGAATATATGGCTGCTATCAATGCCAATCAGGAAAAAATGCAGATATGGGCTGATCACGCTCCTGCTAACTATCAGCATAAATATAATTTAGTAGAGGCAGAAAAAGCGCGAGTTTTAGGACAACCCTTTGTAGCTATGGAGTATTATGAGCTAGCTATTCAAGGGGCCAAAGAACAGGGATATCTTCAAGAAGAAGCACTAGCCAGCGAGTTAGCAGCAGAATTTTACTTTTCCCGTGGTAGAGAGCAACAGGCGATCTTCTATCTGAGAGAATCTTATCATGCTTATATCCGTTGGGGAGCGATCGCAAAAGTCAATGATTTAGAGTTAAAATACCCCGATTATTGCCCATTGAGGATAAATCAAGAATCATCTAGTTTGAAGGCTAGTTTGCGAACCACTTCAAGCAAGATCAATAATTTGGCATCTTTTGATTTGTCTACAGTTTTTAAAGCTTCGCAAGCTATTTCTAGTGAAATCATGCTAGATGAATTGCTAGCTAAGTTAATGAAAATTGTTATGGAAAATGCTGGTGCACAAACTAGTTGTTTCCTTTTAGAAAAAAATGGTCAAATGGTAATTGAGGCATTTGTAGGAGTTAACAACAATGAGATGTTTTTGGAAACTTCTATGTCTTTAGACAATAGTCTATATGTACCAATATCCGTACTCAACTATGTGATGAGAACTAAAGAAAGTGTCGTTATTGGTGATGCTATCTCTGAAGGAAAATTTACGAGTGATCCTTATATTATTCAGAATCAATGTAAGTCAGTTTTATGTACGCCGATAATTCATCAAAGTAAACTTATCGGAATTTTGTATCTGCAAAATAACTTAACAACGAATGCATTTACTACTGAACGTTTAGAAGTTTTGAAAATTCTGGCTTCTCAAGCAGCTATTTCTATTGAGAATGCCAAGCTATATACTAATCTATCTAAACTAAATAATAATCTGCAACAAGCTAACCAAGAATTAGAGAATCATAGCAAAAACCTGGAACTAAAAGTTGAAGAACGAACACAGGAATTAAATGAAAAAAACGTGTGCTTGGAAGAACAAGCACAACAATTAGAACTTACATTAAAGCAGCTACAAGCAACGCAATTACAGATGATTCAAAAAGAAAAAATGTCTGGATTAGGTCAATTAGTTGCTGGTATAGCTCATGAGATTAATAACCCAATTAATTTTATTTATGGTAACATTTCTCATGCTAGTGAATACATTAAGGATATATTACATCTAATTAACACTTATCAAAAAATATCACCCAATCTGACTCCTGAAATGCTGGCAGAACAAGAGGATATAGATTTGCCATTTTTGCTTGAAGACTTACCAAAATTGCTGTCTTCAATGAAGGTTGGAGCCGATCGGATTCGCCAGATAGTTCTGAGCTTACGTAACTTCTCCCGTTTGGATGAAGCAGAAATGAAGCCAGTAAATATTCATGAAGGTATTGATAGTACCTTACTAATCTTGCAACATCGACTCAAAAATGAGTCAGTCAATTGTAATATTCAAATTATCAAAAATTATGGTTCTTTACCATTAGTAGATTGTTATCCAAGTCAGCTTAACCAAGTATTTATAAATTTATTAGCTAATGCTATTGATGCCTTGGAAGAGTATAACTCTCACCGTTCATTGGAGAATGATGAACTTAATCCAGGTTATATCAAAATAACTACTGAGTTATTAGAGCCAAATCTGATAGCTGTTCGCATTGCTGATAATGCTTCCGGTATGAGTTCAGATATACTTTCTCAGATTTTTAATCCTTTCTTTACTACTAAACCTATTGGCAAAGGTACTGGTTTAGGATTATCTATTAGCTACACAATTATTGTAGAAAAGCATGGTGGCAAAATCAGTTGTCACTCATTCACTGGAAAAGGAACTGAGTTCATAATTGAACTTTCAGTCAATCGGAAAAGTTCTAATTTAGTCAAGTAA
- a CDS encoding helix-turn-helix transcriptional regulator, producing MMIKNPLVIIQQPEVGKLIFKLRTIVGLTQEEFATSLGVTYSTVNRWENGHSKPSRLAMHRIEEMLANIGVQREELLATYLPKKF from the coding sequence ATGATGATTAAAAACCCTTTAGTAATAATCCAACAACCAGAAGTTGGCAAGCTAATTTTTAAACTTCGCACAATCGTTGGTTTGACACAAGAAGAGTTTGCAACATCATTAGGTGTTACTTATTCCACAGTTAATCGTTGGGAAAATGGACATTCCAAGCCATCGCGCCTAGCTATGCACAGAATTGAAGAGATGTTAGCAAATATAGGTGTACAGCGAGAAGAGTTATTAGCAACATATTTACCAAAGAAGTTTTAA
- the ylqF gene encoding ribosome biogenesis GTPase YlqF yields MAITQNYRLNLIQWYPGHIAKAEKKLKEQLKRVDVVFEVRDARIPLATHHPQMAEWVEGKTRVLILNRVDMITPQMRSLWIDWFKRQGEVPYFTNAQHGKGIAEVARAAQAAGVELNQRRSDRGMLPRPVRAVVIGFPNVGKSALINRLLGKRVVESAARPGVTRQLRWVRISEHLELLDAPGVIPVRLENQDAALKLAICDDIGEASYDNQLVAAALVDLLNYLEAVAADLLPKKPLESRYQLDSTISDTGDIYLHALAEHRYKGDIERAARQLLTDFRKGLLGEISLELPPN; encoded by the coding sequence ATGGCTATAACTCAAAACTATAGATTAAACCTGATTCAATGGTATCCAGGTCACATTGCTAAAGCTGAAAAGAAACTCAAAGAACAGCTGAAGCGCGTAGATGTGGTGTTTGAGGTACGAGACGCCCGGATTCCCTTAGCGACTCACCATCCCCAAATGGCTGAGTGGGTGGAGGGTAAGACACGGGTGTTGATACTAAACCGAGTAGATATGATTACGCCGCAAATGCGATCGCTGTGGATAGATTGGTTTAAACGTCAGGGGGAAGTCCCTTATTTTACAAACGCTCAACATGGTAAAGGTATAGCAGAAGTAGCGCGGGCAGCGCAAGCCGCTGGGGTAGAGCTAAATCAAAGAAGAAGCGATCGCGGAATGTTACCCCGTCCAGTGCGGGCTGTAGTGATTGGTTTTCCCAATGTTGGTAAATCAGCTTTGATTAACCGTCTGTTGGGAAAGCGAGTTGTGGAAAGTGCAGCTCGTCCTGGGGTAACTCGCCAACTCCGCTGGGTGCGAATTTCCGAACATTTGGAATTGCTAGATGCTCCTGGTGTCATCCCTGTAAGATTAGAAAATCAAGATGCAGCATTAAAATTAGCTATTTGTGATGATATCGGTGAAGCATCCTACGATAATCAGCTAGTAGCAGCAGCCCTAGTGGATTTACTAAACTATTTGGAAGCTGTAGCCGCAGATTTATTACCAAAAAAACCATTAGAGTCCCGTTACCAACTCGATTCGACGATATCAGACACCGGAGATATCTATCTGCATGCCTTAGCAGAGCATCGTTACAAAGGTGATATAGAGCGAGCTGCAAGGCAACTTTTAACAGATTTTCGCAAGGGGTTGTTGGGTGAAATTAGTTTAGAATTGCCACCCAATTAG
- a CDS encoding VOC family protein: MVFQYTNALIAIASVNCDNLVSFYTKLLEQKPVTLIPNVYAEFNLVSMRLGIFKPKNTNESEFETMSNAKSKISLCLEVSNLEDAIAHLTALGYPPPGDISIASHGREIYAYDPDGNRLILHQAARGSH, translated from the coding sequence ATGGTTTTTCAGTACACTAACGCATTGATCGCCATAGCATCGGTTAATTGCGATAACTTAGTAAGTTTCTATACTAAATTGCTGGAGCAAAAGCCAGTTACTTTGATTCCGAATGTCTATGCTGAATTTAATTTGGTTAGTATGCGATTAGGTATTTTTAAACCAAAGAACACAAACGAATCTGAATTTGAAACGATGTCTAATGCCAAAAGTAAGATAAGTTTGTGTTTAGAGGTAAGTAACTTAGAAGATGCGATCGCTCATCTAACTGCTTTGGGCTATCCTCCACCAGGAGACATTTCCATTGCTTCCCACGGCAGAGAAATTTATGCCTATGACCCTGATGGCAATCGTCTGATTTTACATCAAGCTGCTAGAGGGAGTCATTAG
- a CDS encoding Uma2 family endonuclease — MTALTLQLPPNLQFTDEEFAQIVAVNKELRLELTAEGELIIMSPTGGETGNRNFDLLGQIWFWSNQNKLGKAFDSSTGFKLPNGATRSPDASWVKIERWDALTLEQRKKFLPLCPDFAVELVSETDDVEDTKAKMKEYLANGLQLGWLINPKDKQVIIYRPNLAPEVLQSPTRLSGEGVLPGFVLNLQQIFA, encoded by the coding sequence ATGACTGCTTTAACCTTACAATTACCTCCTAATCTGCAATTTACTGATGAGGAATTTGCACAGATTGTAGCTGTGAATAAAGAATTACGACTAGAGTTAACTGCTGAAGGGGAATTAATTATCATGTCACCCACTGGGGGAGAAACGGGAAACCGTAATTTTGATTTATTAGGTCAGATATGGTTTTGGAGCAATCAGAATAAACTCGGAAAAGCTTTTGATTCTTCTACTGGGTTTAAACTGCCAAATGGGGCAACTCGTTCACCTGATGCTTCTTGGGTAAAGATAGAAAGATGGGATGCTCTTACCCTAGAACAAAGAAAGAAATTTCTCCCTTTGTGTCCTGATTTTGCAGTGGAATTAGTTTCTGAAACTGATGATGTGGAAGATACTAAAGCCAAAATGAAGGAATACTTAGCAAATGGCTTACAACTGGGTTGGTTAATTAATCCTAAAGATAAACAAGTCATAATTTATCGCCCAAATCTTGCACCGGAAGTTTTACAATCTCCTACACGTTTATCGGGTGAAGGTGTTCTCCCTGGTTTTGTTTTAAATTTACAGCAGATTTTTGCATAG
- a CDS encoding murein hydrolase activator EnvC family protein codes for MRGRFLGKKQIYCCFSIAFCCILWICLALIPANATSTGSIDTLRQQQQQMNQQQQSVVNERDRLTNLQQEAQKHLTGLKQNLQTTDSYLQESESRLQLATQRLQQLETDLAVAERSYQERQIATVARLRYLQRSPASAGWAVLLQSQNISDFISRRHQLKLVFQADQKILVKLNTQANLINQQKTDVEQQKNEIALIREQLLAQKSDYQTQAQSQSELIQRLNSDRLALEAAQNQLERESKNLEVLIQQKVAEAQAKTNSRTSVIIRGTGVMAYPSNASTSSPFGWRMHPVLGYRRFHAGLDFAASYGSTIRAADSGTVIFAGWYGGYGRAVIIDHGNGITTLYGHSSELYVADGQAVERGQAIAAVGSTGLSTGPHLHFEVRRNGTPVDPTNYL; via the coding sequence ATGAGAGGGCGATTTCTAGGAAAAAAGCAGATTTATTGCTGTTTCTCTATTGCATTTTGCTGCATTCTGTGGATTTGTTTGGCACTAATTCCAGCCAACGCAACATCTACAGGGTCTATTGATACTCTGCGACAACAGCAGCAACAAATGAACCAGCAGCAGCAGAGTGTGGTTAACGAGCGCGATCGCTTAACTAATCTCCAACAAGAGGCCCAAAAACACCTCACTGGTTTAAAGCAAAATCTGCAAACTACAGATAGCTATCTTCAAGAGAGTGAATCACGATTACAACTCGCCACCCAACGCCTCCAGCAATTGGAAACCGATTTAGCTGTGGCGGAACGTTCCTATCAAGAGCGGCAAATAGCAACAGTAGCACGATTGCGTTATCTCCAGCGATCGCCTGCATCCGCTGGATGGGCGGTTTTGTTGCAAAGTCAAAATATCAGCGACTTTATCAGCCGTCGTCATCAGTTGAAGTTAGTGTTTCAGGCAGATCAGAAAATTTTGGTAAAACTCAACACCCAAGCAAACCTGATTAATCAACAAAAAACGGACGTAGAACAGCAAAAAAACGAAATTGCTTTAATTCGTGAGCAACTTTTAGCACAAAAATCCGATTATCAAACTCAGGCGCAATCGCAATCAGAATTGATTCAACGCCTCAATAGCGATCGCCTAGCCTTGGAAGCCGCACAAAATCAGCTAGAGAGGGAATCCAAAAATCTGGAAGTCTTGATTCAACAAAAAGTAGCAGAAGCCCAAGCAAAAACCAACAGCCGGACAAGCGTGATCATTCGCGGAACTGGTGTCATGGCATATCCTAGTAATGCTTCTACTAGCAGTCCCTTTGGCTGGCGGATGCACCCTGTTCTCGGCTATCGTCGTTTTCACGCCGGCTTAGATTTTGCCGCTAGCTATGGCAGTACAATTCGGGCAGCCGATTCGGGAACAGTAATTTTTGCTGGGTGGTATGGTGGTTATGGCAGAGCAGTAATTATCGATCACGGCAATGGCATTACAACACTGTACGGACATAGCAGTGAATTATATGTTGCTGACGGACAAGCAGTTGAACGCGGACAAGCGATCGCAGCTGTTGGTTCCACAGGTTTATCGACTGGCCCCCACCTCCACTTTGAAGTTCGTCGCAATGGTACACCCGTAGACCCGACTAATTATCTTTAA